In Ruania zhangjianzhongii, the following proteins share a genomic window:
- a CDS encoding cytidine deaminase produces the protein MSYDWEGLRTAARTAMANAYVPYSHYPVGAAALTDRGDVVTGCNVENASYGVTLCAECSLVSALFASGGGRLIAFTCCDGQGEVLMPCGRCRQLLWEHGGPTLLVETPRGVLPMTEVLPQAFGPDHLTG, from the coding sequence GTGAGCTACGACTGGGAGGGGCTGCGCACGGCGGCACGGACGGCGATGGCGAACGCCTACGTGCCCTACTCGCACTACCCGGTAGGGGCGGCCGCCCTGACCGACCGGGGCGACGTCGTCACCGGCTGCAACGTGGAGAACGCCTCCTACGGGGTGACGCTGTGTGCGGAGTGCTCGCTGGTCTCGGCACTGTTCGCCTCCGGCGGCGGCCGGCTGATCGCGTTCACCTGCTGCGATGGTCAGGGCGAGGTGCTGATGCCCTGCGGGCGCTGCCGCCAGCTGCTCTGGGAGCACGGCGGGCCCACCCTGCTGGTGGAGACGCCCCGCGGGGTGCTGCCGATGACCGAGGTGCTCCCGCAGGCGTTCGGGCCGGATCACCTCACTGGCTGA
- a CDS encoding thymidine phosphorylase, protein MSEAFDATDVITAKRDGAALSPEQIDWVVDAYTRGVVAEEQMSALAMAILLRGMDRAEISRWTAAMIASGERMDFTGLGRPSVDKHSTGGVGDKITLPLAPLVASFGLAVPQLSGRGLGHTGGTLDKLESIPGWRAALSNDEMRDQLSAVGAVICQAGSGLAPADRKLYALRDVTGTVEAIPLIASSIMSKKIAEGTGALVLDVKVGSGAFMKDLADARELARTMVDLGTDAGLRTTALITDMSTPLGLTAGNALEVAESLEVLAGGGPPDVVELTVALAREMLTAGGLPDADPAEHLAGGQAMDAWKAMIRAQDGDPDAPLPTATHTEQVLAPAEGTLVGLDAYAVGLAAWRLGAGRTRRDEPVQAGAGVQLHAKPGAAVRAGEVLMTLHTDTPEKVNRAKEALADAVTIAADGARPASGSVLLDRVDPA, encoded by the coding sequence ATGAGCGAAGCCTTCGATGCCACCGACGTCATCACCGCCAAGCGCGATGGCGCCGCGCTGAGCCCCGAACAGATCGACTGGGTGGTGGACGCCTACACCCGCGGGGTGGTGGCCGAGGAGCAGATGTCCGCGCTGGCGATGGCGATCCTGCTGCGCGGGATGGACCGGGCGGAGATCTCCCGCTGGACCGCCGCGATGATCGCCAGCGGGGAGCGGATGGACTTCACCGGCCTGGGTAGGCCCAGTGTGGACAAGCACTCCACCGGCGGGGTGGGGGACAAGATCACGCTGCCGCTGGCGCCGCTGGTGGCCTCGTTCGGGCTCGCGGTGCCGCAGCTGTCCGGCCGCGGCCTCGGGCACACCGGAGGCACCTTGGACAAGCTCGAGTCGATCCCCGGGTGGCGGGCGGCGCTGAGCAACGACGAGATGCGCGACCAGCTCTCCGCCGTGGGCGCGGTCATCTGCCAGGCCGGGTCCGGGCTCGCCCCAGCCGACCGCAAGCTGTACGCGCTGCGAGACGTGACCGGCACCGTGGAGGCCATCCCGCTGATCGCCTCCTCGATCATGAGCAAGAAGATCGCCGAGGGGACCGGGGCCCTGGTCCTGGATGTGAAGGTCGGCTCCGGGGCGTTCATGAAGGACCTGGCCGACGCCCGCGAGCTCGCCCGCACGATGGTGGACCTGGGCACCGATGCCGGACTGCGCACCACCGCGCTGATCACCGATATGTCCACCCCGCTCGGGCTGACCGCCGGGAACGCGCTCGAGGTGGCCGAGTCCTTGGAGGTGCTCGCCGGCGGGGGACCACCCGATGTGGTGGAGCTGACCGTCGCCCTGGCGCGGGAGATGCTCACCGCCGGCGGGCTGCCCGATGCGGACCCGGCCGAGCACCTGGCCGGTGGGCAGGCGATGGACGCCTGGAAGGCGATGATCCGCGCCCAGGACGGCGACCCGGACGCCCCGCTGCCCACCGCGACGCACACCGAGCAGGTGCTCGCCCCGGCCGAGGGCACCTTGGTGGGGCTGGATGCTTACGCCGTCGGCCTGGCCGCCTGGCGTCTGGGGGCCGGCCGGACCCGCCGGGACGAGCCGGTGCAGGCCGGCGCCGGCGTCCAGCTGCACGCCAAGCCCGGGGCCGCGGTGCGTGCCGGCGAGGTGCTGATGACCCTGCACACCGACACCCCGGAGAAGGTGAACCGGGCCAAGGAGGCGCTCGCCGACGCGGTCACGATCGCCGCTGACGGGGCCCGCCCGGCTTCCGGCTCGGTGCTGCTGGACCGGGTGGACCCGGCATGA
- a CDS encoding ABC transporter permease: MTTTETTEQPTGGSAVHADKIRTVLMPAGDRPRRAGPLSASLTYGWRALLKIKHVPEQLFDVTVFPIMMTVMFTYIFGGAIAGSVDGYVQWLIPGIFVQTLIMITMYTGLTLNRDISKGVFDRFRSLPTWRPAQLVGALLGDQVRYTLAGVIILAVGFVMGFRPDGGVLGVLLAFVLLLVFSFSLSWVWTVISLAVRSEQAAMGVSMFILMPLTFASNIFVDPRTMPSWLEPVVEVNPVSVVVTSIRELMAGTFEAGSVATVLLYCVVLVAVFGPISMFIYNRKS, from the coding sequence ATGACCACGACAGAGACCACTGAGCAGCCCACCGGCGGCTCCGCGGTGCACGCGGACAAGATCCGGACCGTGCTGATGCCGGCGGGGGACCGGCCACGCCGTGCCGGACCGCTGTCCGCATCGCTGACCTACGGCTGGCGGGCACTGCTGAAGATCAAGCACGTCCCGGAACAGCTCTTCGACGTGACCGTCTTCCCGATCATGATGACGGTGATGTTCACCTACATCTTCGGCGGCGCGATCGCCGGATCGGTGGACGGGTACGTGCAGTGGCTGATCCCCGGGATCTTCGTGCAGACCCTGATCATGATCACGATGTACACCGGTCTCACGCTGAACCGGGACATCTCCAAAGGGGTGTTCGACCGGTTCCGTTCGCTGCCCACCTGGCGCCCGGCCCAGCTGGTGGGTGCCCTGCTCGGAGACCAGGTGCGGTACACCCTCGCTGGAGTGATCATCCTGGCGGTCGGGTTCGTGATGGGGTTCCGGCCCGACGGCGGTGTGCTCGGTGTACTGCTCGCGTTCGTCCTGCTCCTGGTGTTCAGCTTCAGCCTGTCCTGGGTGTGGACGGTCATCTCCCTCGCCGTGCGCAGCGAGCAGGCCGCGATGGGCGTCTCGATGTTCATCCTGATGCCGCTGACGTTCGCCTCGAACATCTTCGTGGACCCGCGCACGATGCCGAGCTGGTTGGAGCCGGTCGTGGAGGTGAACCCGGTCTCGGTGGTGGTGACCAGCATCCGCGAGCTGATGGCCGGCACCTTCGAGGCCGGTTCGGTGGCCACAGTCCTGCTCTACTGCGTGGTGCTGGTGGCGGTGTTCGGGCCGATCTCGATGTTCATCTACAACCGGAAGAGCTGA
- a CDS encoding adenosine deaminase: MSLTRETIAALPKVLLHDHLDGGLRPATMLELAPEVGHQLPAGDPEALAQWFVAAADSGSLVRYLETFDHTIAVMQTTEALTRVAREAVVDLAADGVVYAELRYAPEQHLQRGLSLQQVVDAVHDGIEEGKAEAARAGHTIEAGTLLSAMRHADRADEIAALTLENRDSGAVGFDIAGPEDGFGPGRLRSAFQTLREANFPYTIHAGEAAGPESIWEALQVCGALRLGHGVRIIEDIELTPADAAPGTATEATLGTLAAWVLDRQVPLEVCPCSNLQTGIATTVADHPISTLWHLGFAVTINTDNRLMSGTSMSNEMERLVTEAGWTLDDLEEATLLAAWNSFAPHHIKQQIVTSQIEPGFAAARA; this comes from the coding sequence ATGAGCCTCACCCGCGAGACGATCGCCGCTCTGCCCAAGGTCCTGCTGCACGACCATCTGGATGGCGGGCTGCGGCCGGCCACGATGCTCGAGCTGGCGCCGGAGGTGGGTCACCAGCTCCCGGCCGGGGACCCGGAGGCGCTGGCGCAGTGGTTCGTGGCGGCGGCCGACTCGGGGTCGCTGGTGCGCTACCTGGAGACCTTCGACCACACCATCGCGGTGATGCAGACCACCGAGGCACTCACTCGGGTGGCCCGTGAGGCGGTGGTCGATCTGGCGGCCGACGGAGTCGTCTACGCCGAGCTGCGCTACGCCCCGGAGCAGCACCTGCAGCGCGGGCTGAGCCTGCAGCAGGTGGTGGACGCCGTGCACGACGGAATCGAGGAGGGCAAGGCAGAGGCCGCCCGCGCCGGGCACACGATCGAGGCGGGCACGTTGCTGTCCGCGATGCGCCATGCCGACCGGGCGGACGAGATCGCCGCGCTGACCCTGGAGAACCGGGACAGCGGAGCCGTCGGCTTCGACATCGCCGGCCCGGAGGACGGGTTCGGTCCGGGCCGGCTGCGCAGCGCATTCCAGACCCTGCGCGAAGCCAACTTCCCGTACACCATCCACGCCGGTGAGGCGGCCGGGCCGGAGAGCATCTGGGAGGCGCTGCAGGTGTGCGGCGCGCTCCGCCTGGGGCACGGGGTGCGGATCATCGAGGACATCGAGCTCACCCCGGCCGATGCCGCGCCGGGCACCGCCACCGAGGCGACCCTCGGCACGCTGGCCGCCTGGGTGCTGGATCGGCAGGTCCCGTTGGAGGTGTGCCCGTGCTCGAACCTGCAGACCGGGATCGCCACCACCGTGGCCGACCACCCGATCAGCACCCTGTGGCACCTGGGCTTCGCCGTCACCATCAACACCGACAACCGGCTGATGTCCGGCACCTCGATGAGCAACGAGATGGAGCGGCTGGTCACCGAGGCCGGCTGGACGCTGGACGATCTGGAGGAGGCCACCCTGCTGGCGGCCTGGAACTCCTTCGCCCCGCACCACATCAAACAGCAGATCGTCACCAGCCAGATCGAGCCCGGGTTCGCCGCCGCCCGCGCCTGA
- a CDS encoding YidH family protein, translating to MTDASAGQPEQDRRRPRSVYGVGTEPDVRFSLANERTALAWLRTGLALVAGGVALTTLASFGAGNAFLDVVAGLACIAGGVLAFAALSGWQRRERALRLGEPLPAPRILPALVIAVGLFALLMVGYVIVQLVT from the coding sequence ATGACCGACGCCTCCGCTGGCCAGCCCGAGCAGGACCGGCGCCGGCCCCGCTCGGTCTACGGGGTGGGCACCGAACCCGATGTGCGCTTCTCCCTGGCGAACGAGCGCACTGCGCTGGCGTGGCTGCGCACCGGTCTCGCCTTGGTGGCCGGTGGGGTGGCACTGACCACGCTGGCCTCCTTCGGCGCCGGGAACGCCTTCCTGGATGTGGTCGCCGGGCTCGCCTGCATCGCCGGCGGCGTGCTCGCCTTCGCTGCGCTCTCCGGGTGGCAGCGCCGGGAACGGGCCCTGCGCCTGGGCGAGCCCTTACCCGCGCCACGGATCCTGCCCGCTCTGGTGATCGCCGTCGGGCTGTTCGCCCTGCTGATGGTGGGGTACGTGATCGTGCAGCTGGTGACGTGA
- a CDS encoding DUF202 domain-containing protein gives MTTGIDGDPGAQPQRTMLSWHRTVLAVTMGALVASMTAQRLGHPVLSGLAALAAIAGLGGALRRLRYWQPTASSRWSVLVQVTVAVMVLSVIGAALAVANILDTLNP, from the coding sequence GTGACCACCGGAATCGACGGCGACCCGGGCGCGCAGCCACAACGGACGATGCTGTCCTGGCACCGCACGGTGCTGGCGGTGACGATGGGCGCCCTGGTGGCGTCGATGACCGCCCAACGGCTCGGTCACCCGGTGCTGTCCGGGCTGGCGGCGCTGGCCGCGATCGCCGGTCTGGGTGGAGCGTTGCGCCGGCTGCGGTACTGGCAGCCCACCGCGTCCTCCCGGTGGTCCGTGCTCGTGCAGGTGACCGTGGCCGTGATGGTGCTCAGTGTGATCGGCGCGGCGCTGGCGGTGGCGAACATCCTCGATACGCTGAACCCATGA
- a CDS encoding BMP family lipoprotein produces the protein MKKSIPAALAAAAALTLAACGAAPEEDSGGDAGGGTDNSDFLACMISDEGGWDDASFNESGFNGLTRAEDELGISVQDAESTDPGQYTGNVDAMVQAGCSLTIGVGFNLEDAIQEAAEANEDMHFALIDSGFSDADFNPVTYDNAKPLLFNTQEAAFLAGYLAGGMTETGTVATYGGQALPSVTIFMDGFVDGVAAYNEAHDADVEALGWDKDAQDGSFTGDFSNTEAGYSTTQQFIADGADIILPVAGPVGSGSLRAASEADGVSVIWVDSDGYEQPANDEFKDLILTSVMKGIANSVFDTIESSVNGDFSSEPYVGTLENGGVSLAPYHDFEGEVPAELQTEIEDLQAQIIAGDLVVDSPSAN, from the coding sequence GTGAAGAAGTCCATCCCCGCGGCCCTCGCGGCCGCAGCAGCACTGACCCTCGCAGCGTGCGGCGCCGCACCCGAGGAAGACTCCGGCGGCGATGCCGGCGGTGGCACCGACAACAGCGACTTCCTCGCCTGCATGATCTCCGACGAGGGCGGCTGGGACGACGCCTCCTTCAACGAGTCCGGCTTCAACGGGCTGACGCGCGCCGAGGACGAGCTCGGCATCTCCGTGCAGGACGCCGAGTCCACCGACCCCGGCCAGTACACCGGCAACGTGGACGCGATGGTGCAGGCCGGTTGCTCGCTGACCATCGGCGTCGGCTTCAACCTGGAGGACGCCATCCAGGAGGCCGCCGAGGCGAACGAGGACATGCACTTCGCCCTGATCGACTCCGGCTTCAGCGACGCCGACTTCAACCCGGTCACCTACGACAACGCCAAGCCGCTGCTGTTCAACACCCAGGAGGCCGCGTTCCTGGCCGGCTACCTGGCCGGCGGGATGACCGAGACCGGCACTGTCGCCACCTACGGCGGCCAGGCCCTGCCCTCGGTGACGATCTTCATGGACGGCTTCGTGGACGGCGTCGCCGCGTACAACGAGGCGCACGACGCCGACGTGGAGGCACTCGGCTGGGACAAGGACGCCCAGGACGGCTCGTTCACCGGTGACTTCTCGAACACCGAAGCCGGCTACAGCACCACCCAGCAGTTCATCGCCGACGGCGCCGACATCATCCTCCCGGTCGCCGGGCCGGTGGGTTCCGGGTCGCTGCGTGCCGCCTCCGAGGCCGACGGGGTCTCGGTGATCTGGGTGGACTCCGACGGCTACGAGCAGCCCGCGAACGATGAGTTCAAGGACCTGATCCTCACCTCGGTGATGAAGGGGATCGCGAACTCGGTCTTCGACACCATCGAGTCCTCGGTGAACGGGGACTTCAGCTCCGAACCGTACGTCGGCACTCTGGAGAACGGCGGCGTGTCTCTGGCGCCGTACCACGACTTCGAGGGCGAGGTACCGGCCGAGCTGCAGACCGAGATCGAGGACCTGCAGGCGCAGATCATCGCCGGTGACCTGGTGGTCGACTCGCCGAGCGCCAACTGA
- a CDS encoding ABC transporter permease produces MTETTDRPRINWDQIARSSPLLTFLAIFAALVISAVLIVVADPAVRASAGYFFDRPGDTVSAAWDAVSGAYTSLFRGAVFDYSASGARMIRPITETMVAATPLLFAALGLGIGFRAGLFNIGAQGQVLMGAAVAAWLGFALNLPVVLHVLVAILGAALMGGLWAAIAGVLKARTGANEVIVTIMLNWIATWLITWLLTTSILARAPNRPISPAVDPTAKLPLLLGGQFRLHWGFVLALLAAVGVWWLMERSTIGFKFRAVGANMDAARTAGINVNLVFVMVMVTAGLLAGLGGAAQLLGADHSLRATTAGTIGFDAITVALLGRNRPAGIVGAALLFGALRAGSPLMQTESDTPIDIVLVIQAVIVLFIAAPPLVRTLFHLPGRPGTRRAVEAAS; encoded by the coding sequence ATGACTGAGACCACTGACCGCCCACGGATCAACTGGGACCAGATTGCGCGCTCCTCGCCGCTGCTGACCTTCCTGGCGATCTTCGCCGCCCTGGTGATCTCCGCCGTCCTGATCGTGGTGGCCGACCCGGCGGTGCGCGCCAGCGCCGGCTACTTCTTCGACCGGCCGGGGGACACCGTCAGTGCGGCATGGGACGCCGTCTCCGGCGCCTACACCAGCTTGTTCCGCGGTGCCGTGTTCGACTACAGCGCCAGCGGCGCCCGGATGATCCGCCCGATCACCGAGACGATGGTGGCGGCCACCCCGCTGCTGTTCGCGGCTCTGGGCCTGGGCATCGGCTTCCGCGCCGGACTGTTCAACATCGGCGCCCAGGGGCAGGTCCTGATGGGTGCCGCGGTCGCCGCCTGGCTCGGGTTCGCGCTGAATCTGCCGGTGGTGCTGCACGTGCTGGTCGCGATCCTCGGCGCCGCGTTGATGGGCGGGTTGTGGGCCGCGATCGCCGGTGTGCTCAAGGCCCGCACCGGCGCCAACGAGGTGATCGTGACGATCATGCTGAACTGGATCGCCACCTGGCTGATCACCTGGTTGCTGACCACCAGCATCCTCGCCCGTGCCCCGAACCGGCCGATCAGCCCGGCCGTGGATCCCACGGCGAAGCTGCCCCTGCTGCTCGGGGGTCAGTTCCGGCTGCACTGGGGCTTCGTGCTGGCGCTGCTCGCCGCCGTGGGTGTCTGGTGGCTGATGGAGCGCTCCACCATCGGGTTCAAGTTCCGGGCCGTCGGGGCGAACATGGACGCCGCCCGCACCGCCGGGATCAACGTCAACCTGGTGTTCGTGATGGTGATGGTCACCGCCGGCCTCCTCGCCGGGCTCGGCGGCGCCGCCCAGCTCCTCGGGGCCGACCACAGCCTGCGGGCCACCACCGCCGGCACGATCGGCTTCGACGCGATCACCGTGGCACTGCTCGGCCGGAACAGACCGGCCGGGATCGTCGGTGCCGCCCTGCTGTTCGGGGCGCTGCGAGCCGGATCGCCGCTGATGCAGACCGAGTCGGACACCCCGATCGACATCGTGCTGGTGATCCAGGCCGTGATCGTGCTGTTCATCGCCGCCCCGCCGCTGGTGCGCACGCTCTTCCACCTGCCCGGGCGTCCGGGCACCCGCCGCGCCGTGGAGGCGGCATCATGA
- a CDS encoding amidohydrolase — protein MLTSADLTAQIHSLTDALLEELVDFRRDLHAHPELGFTEHRTTEKVAARLEAAGLKVHRFSPTGLAADIDPGTEPGPATRRRRRVALRADLDALPMQEATGLPFSSTVPGVTHACGHDVHTTAVLGAGLVLADLARHGALDSAVRLIFQPAEEIQPGGALDLLETGVLEDVDRIFAVHCDPKVPVGQVGTRIGPITSASDTVTVTLSSSGGHTSRPHLTGDIVYALGLVATATPALLGRRLDPRSGANLTWGSVRAGSAANAIPTTGTITGTLRCLDARTRDRAEALLEELITQVVAPTGVEVEVNLVRGVPPVDNDEGSTRIMDEAARAVLGPDALVLTEQSLGGEDFGWYLTRTIGAMARLGVRSPGGRSYDLHRPDLIVDEAAIGVGARFLARVAADASRDLQS, from the coding sequence GTGCTCACTTCCGCCGACCTGACCGCCCAGATCCACTCCCTGACCGATGCCCTGCTCGAGGAGCTGGTCGACTTCCGGCGTGATCTGCATGCACACCCCGAACTGGGCTTCACCGAGCACCGCACCACCGAGAAAGTGGCCGCCCGGCTGGAGGCTGCGGGGCTGAAAGTGCACCGGTTCTCCCCGACCGGGCTGGCCGCGGACATCGACCCGGGCACCGAACCGGGCCCGGCCACCCGGCGCCGGCGGCGGGTGGCGCTGCGCGCCGACCTGGACGCACTGCCGATGCAGGAGGCCACCGGTCTGCCGTTCTCCTCCACCGTGCCCGGCGTCACCCATGCCTGCGGTCATGATGTGCACACCACCGCGGTCCTCGGCGCGGGTCTGGTGCTGGCCGACCTCGCCCGCCACGGAGCGCTGGACTCCGCAGTGCGGCTGATCTTTCAGCCCGCCGAGGAGATCCAGCCGGGCGGCGCGCTGGACCTGCTGGAGACCGGGGTGCTGGAGGATGTGGATCGGATCTTCGCCGTGCACTGTGACCCGAAGGTTCCGGTGGGCCAGGTCGGCACCCGGATCGGACCGATCACCTCTGCTTCGGACACGGTGACCGTCACTCTCTCCTCCTCCGGCGGGCACACCTCCCGCCCGCATCTGACCGGGGACATCGTCTACGCCCTCGGCCTGGTCGCCACCGCCACTCCGGCCCTGCTCGGCCGCAGACTGGACCCGCGCTCCGGTGCGAACCTCACCTGGGGCAGTGTGCGAGCCGGCTCGGCCGCGAACGCGATCCCCACCACCGGCACCATCACCGGCACGCTGCGCTGCCTGGACGCGCGTACCCGGGACCGGGCGGAGGCGCTGCTGGAGGAGCTGATCACCCAGGTGGTCGCACCCACCGGAGTCGAGGTGGAGGTCAACCTGGTGCGGGGTGTGCCCCCGGTGGACAACGACGAGGGCAGCACCCGGATCATGGACGAGGCCGCCCGTGCCGTGCTCGGCCCGGACGCCCTGGTCCTCACCGAGCAGTCCCTGGGCGGGGAGGACTTCGGCTGGTACCTGACCCGCACCATCGGCGCGATGGCCCGCCTCGGTGTGCGTTCTCCTGGTGGGCGCAGCTACGATCTGCACCGCCCGGACCTGATCGTGGACGAGGCAGCGATCGGCGTCGGCGCCCGGTTCCTCGCCCGGGTAGCCGCCGATGCCAGCCGCGACCTGCAGAGCTAG
- a CDS encoding ABC transporter permease: MTAPVMAGTPGPVGPDGMLRADVLGAVSWRTPITMAALTVVTFFAFVLFTPSTAIAQFAFTEPDGSWQWPTWHAPAQLVLVICVLLAAALTALAFQAAAARKPRRWYLVAFGALMLVMFLVWVMSASTGTLRIPFLLGMTMTWAVPLVFGAFAGVLCERAGVINIAIEGQLLGGAFLCAIAASLTGNAYVGLIAAPIAGALVGLILAAFAITYKVDQIIVGVVVNVLVLGLTNYLFSTVLSENPQAYNSPPPLPTWRIPVLADIPVIGSALFNQTVIVYAMYVAVFVLQYMLFRSRWGLRLRSVGEHPRAADTVGIKVNRTRYRAVVLGGAVAGFGGASFLAAGLAFTKEVSAGRGYIALAAMILGRWSPKGALAAAVLFGFTDALNRVLRNIGSPVDYELMSMLPYLATIFAVAGLVGRVRPPAASGKPYP, translated from the coding sequence ATGACCGCCCCGGTGATGGCCGGTACCCCCGGCCCGGTCGGCCCGGACGGGATGCTGCGCGCCGATGTGCTCGGTGCCGTCTCCTGGCGTACCCCGATCACGATGGCCGCCCTGACCGTGGTCACCTTCTTCGCCTTCGTGCTGTTCACCCCGTCGACGGCGATCGCCCAGTTCGCGTTCACCGAACCGGACGGGTCCTGGCAGTGGCCGACCTGGCACGCACCCGCTCAGCTGGTGCTGGTGATCTGCGTCCTGCTCGCCGCCGCGCTCACCGCTCTGGCGTTCCAGGCGGCTGCTGCCCGCAAGCCGCGGCGCTGGTACCTGGTCGCGTTCGGCGCGCTGATGCTGGTGATGTTCCTGGTCTGGGTGATGTCGGCCAGCACCGGCACCCTGCGCATCCCGTTCCTGCTCGGGATGACGATGACCTGGGCCGTCCCACTGGTGTTCGGCGCGTTCGCCGGTGTGCTCTGCGAACGGGCCGGCGTGATCAACATCGCCATCGAGGGCCAGCTGCTCGGTGGTGCCTTCCTCTGCGCGATCGCGGCGTCGCTCACCGGCAACGCCTATGTCGGCCTGATCGCCGCACCGATCGCCGGCGCCCTGGTCGGGCTGATCCTCGCGGCCTTCGCCATCACCTACAAAGTGGACCAGATCATCGTCGGCGTAGTGGTCAACGTGCTGGTCCTCGGTCTGACGAACTACCTGTTCTCCACCGTGCTGAGCGAGAACCCGCAGGCCTACAACTCCCCGCCACCGCTGCCCACCTGGCGGATCCCGGTGCTGGCGGACATTCCGGTGATCGGCTCGGCGCTGTTCAACCAGACGGTGATCGTCTACGCCATGTACGTGGCCGTGTTCGTGCTGCAGTACATGCTCTTCCGCAGCCGCTGGGGCCTGCGGCTGCGGTCCGTGGGTGAGCACCCGAGGGCCGCCGACACTGTGGGCATCAAGGTGAACCGCACCCGGTACCGGGCGGTGGTGCTCGGCGGGGCGGTGGCCGGCTTCGGTGGTGCATCCTTCCTCGCCGCCGGTCTGGCGTTCACCAAGGAGGTCTCCGCCGGGCGCGGGTACATCGCCCTGGCGGCGATGATCCTCGGCCGCTGGTCCCCGAAGGGTGCCCTGGCCGCGGCGGTGCTGTTCGGCTTCACCGACGCCCTCAACCGGGTGCTGCGCAATATCGGCTCGCCGGTGGACTACGAGCTGATGTCGATGCTGCCCTACCTGGCGACCATCTTTGCCGTGGCCGGGCTGGTCGGGCGGGTGCGGCCGCCGGCCGCAAGTGGTAAACCGTACCCGTGA
- a CDS encoding ABC transporter ATP-binding protein: MRLELRGITKRFGALVANDRIDLLVEPGRIHALLGENGAGKSTLMNVLYGLYRPDEGQILIDDAPVTFDGPGDAMTAGIGMVHQHFMLIPVFTVAENVVLGHEPTRQLGIIDLGHARELVRSLSEKFGFDVDPDAKVGDLPVGVQQRVEIIKALSRHAEVLILDEPTAVLTPQETDELMTIMRSLADAGTAVVFITHKLREVRAAADEITVIRRGQVVATAEPSSSQAELASLMVGRDVVLGVQKNPAELTDHQLEVRGLTVLNAAGTKVVDDVSFTVRGGEVLAVAGVQGNGQSELAEAILGLREVGAGSVQLDGTELVGRTVRGVLDAGVGFVPEDRSKDGLIGSFSVLENFLLDQHDRAPYARGLALSLDHARAKAEEFTTAFDVRTDSVDTLAGNLSGGNQQKVVLAREMSRSLRLLIASQPTRGLDVGSIEFVHRRIIEERDAGIPVLIVSTELDEVMGLADRIAVMYRGEVIGIVGADTDRDTLGMMMAGVPADGGAPAEAHDD; the protein is encoded by the coding sequence GTGAGACTCGAACTACGCGGCATCACCAAACGCTTCGGCGCTCTGGTTGCCAACGACCGGATCGACCTGCTGGTCGAGCCTGGCCGGATCCATGCCCTGCTCGGGGAGAACGGCGCCGGCAAGTCCACGTTGATGAACGTGCTCTACGGGCTCTACCGCCCCGACGAGGGGCAGATCCTCATCGACGATGCGCCGGTGACGTTCGACGGGCCGGGAGACGCGATGACCGCCGGGATCGGCATGGTGCACCAGCACTTCATGCTGATCCCGGTGTTCACCGTGGCGGAGAACGTGGTGCTCGGGCACGAGCCCACCCGGCAGCTGGGCATCATCGACCTGGGCCACGCTCGCGAGCTGGTGCGCAGCTTGTCCGAGAAGTTCGGCTTCGACGTGGACCCGGACGCCAAGGTCGGCGACCTGCCGGTGGGCGTGCAGCAGCGGGTGGAGATCATCAAGGCGCTCTCCCGGCACGCCGAGGTGCTCATCCTGGACGAGCCGACGGCGGTCCTCACCCCGCAGGAGACCGACGAGCTGATGACCATCATGCGCAGCCTCGCCGACGCAGGCACCGCCGTCGTGTTCATCACGCACAAGCTGCGTGAGGTACGCGCGGCGGCCGACGAGATCACCGTGATCCGCCGCGGTCAGGTGGTGGCGACGGCGGAGCCGTCCTCCTCCCAGGCCGAGCTCGCCTCGCTGATGGTCGGCCGGGACGTGGTGCTCGGGGTGCAGAAGAACCCGGCCGAGCTGACCGACCACCAGCTCGAGGTGCGCGGCCTGACCGTGCTGAACGCCGCCGGCACCAAAGTCGTCGACGACGTCAGCTTCACCGTGCGCGGCGGCGAGGTGCTCGCCGTGGCCGGGGTGCAGGGGAACGGCCAGTCCGAGCTGGCCGAGGCGATCCTCGGACTGCGCGAGGTCGGCGCCGGGTCGGTGCAGCTGGACGGCACCGAGCTGGTCGGCCGCACGGTGCGCGGCGTGCTGGACGCCGGAGTGGGCTTCGTGCCCGAGGACCGCAGCAAGGACGGCCTGATCGGCTCCTTCAGCGTGCTGGAGAACTTCCTGCTCGACCAGCACGACCGCGCCCCGTACGCACGGGGCCTGGCACTGAGCCTGGACCACGCCCGCGCCAAGGCGGAGGAGTTCACCACCGCCTTCGACGTGCGCACCGACTCGGTGGACACCCTCGCCGGGAACCTGTCCGGCGGGAACCAGCAGAAGGTGGTGCTCGCCCGGGAGATGTCCCGCTCGCTCCGGCTGCTGATCGCCTCCCAGCCCACCCGTGGGCTGGACGTGGGCTCGATCGAGTTCGTGCACCGGCGGATCATCGAAGAGCGCGACGCGGGGATCCCGGTGCTGATCGTCTCCACCGAGCTGGACGAAGTGATGGGCCTGGCGGACCGGATCGCGGTGATGTACCGCGGCGAGGTGATCGGCATCGTCGGCGCCGACACCGATCGGGACACCCTCGGCATGATGATGGCCGGCGTTCCCGCCGACGGCGGTGCACCGGCGGAGGCCCACGATGACTGA